From the Garra rufa chromosome 17, GarRuf1.0, whole genome shotgun sequence genome, one window contains:
- the LOC141289659 gene encoding H-2 class I histocompatibility antigen, K-D alpha chain-like yields the protein MFCQFVVLLFLLISPQSNAKQEKHFLHYKYTVLTKAGPFPEFIAVGESDDRRIAHYRIEEQSWKRDHLTAGDWNEAPELPETKDWFLNYLYDLSKCNYSAVCSEFHVLQRIIGCELEKLPNGTVTSLKAFDEFAYDGKDFTTCKYDLLPWIDKVVETKMDHRTGRMDFLMNCTKWISTFNNTYKSRPDVYVFARKAPDDQNKLNLTCLTTGFYPKDVEMNIRLDRSVVGKQIVSEIRPNADGSFQLRSSVKINRNHKGSYDCFVNHSSLIEAVSVEWDGKCSDCETVSSRSVTAGVAIGASLVLLIVIVYIIYKMKRSNGV from the exons ATGTTTTGCCAATTTGTAGTACTTCTTTTTCTTCTCATTTCTCCACAAAGCAATGCAAAACAAG AGAAACACTTCCTCCACTACAAGTATACAGTCCTTACCAAAGCAGGTCCATTTCCTGAGTTCATCGCTGTGGGTGAATCTGACGACAGACGGATTGCTCACTACAGAATTGAAGAACAATCCTGGAAAAGAGACCATCTGACAGCAGGCGACTGGAATGAAGCTCCAGAACTGCCTGAAACTAAAGACTGGTTCTTAAATTATCTGTATGATCTGTCAAAGTGCAACTACTCCGCAGTGTGTTCTG AGTTCCATGTACTCCAGAGAATAATTGGATGTGAGCTGGAGAAACTTCCTAATGGAACAGTAACAAGTCTGAAGGCCTTTGATGAGTTTGCATACGATGGAAAGGATTTTACTACCTGTAAGTATGACCTTCTTCCATGGATAGATAAAGTCGTAGAAACCAAAATGGATCATCGAACTGGACGAATGGATTTCCTCATGAACTGCACTAAGTGGATCTCCACATTTAACAACACATATAAGA GTCGACCAGATGTTTACGTCTTTGCGAGAAAAGCTCCTGATGATCAAAACAAGCTCAATCTGACCTGTCTGACCACTGGTTTCTACCCCAAAGATGTTGAGATGAATATTAGATTGGACAGAAGTGTCGTTGGGAAACAAATAGTTTCTGAAATCAGACCAAATGCTGATGGATCCTTTCAGCTCAGATCCAGTGTGAAGATCAACAGAAACCACAAAGGATCCTATGATTGTTTTGTCAATCACAGCAGTCTGATAGAAGCAGTTTCAGTGGAATGGG ATGGAAAATGCTCTGACTGTGAAACAGTATCTTCAAGGTCTGTTACAGCAGGAGTAGCAATCGGGGCATCTCTAGTTCTTCTCATTGTGATTGTTTACATCATCTACAAAATGAAAAGATCAAATG GTGTATGA